The Betta splendens chromosome 4, fBetSpl5.4, whole genome shotgun sequence genome contains a region encoding:
- the LOC114853364 gene encoding ankyrin repeat and MYND domain-containing protein 1-like isoform X2, translated as MLSLTRKGVAAGAELGGEREGGRPGFGVQDWSDGSRYEGGFVDGLKHGSGRYSWRNGEFYEGSFYKDYRHGNGVYSWPTGHTFTGKFYLNRKEGCGRQLSPDGTVFQVNCMDEGRWSHVINPLRVSRQGLYHADQRFGPGVVTYPDGRQDVGLWVGERLLRLCTSVEDGFSLQNLPQYAAFTPSHTRTQSEVCRESGLLSDERFIYPPGMESYSTDGDHLPLPPGRRRELDQHFYGELWEPDAQLYQGYERDPLSSLPLEARMQQHMHRHRLQADSVDWDMAAVLSLSREGFGPTGPLEVTSELLIQHAARGDLQAVSQILQTGLVHPDIADSHGHTALLAATVNCHDDVIQLLLDTGADIDRLNCEGMSALAVCHVLYYPFHSLNTTLAEPCSKPQDAKSECGNSPRGTRDTPGPNRPQTANTTLSNVTNQSHLSEPTHEERICHRSIEVSSEEELITEHWTDLNEPHTPAESVYLEDQEERGEKISETQSEAEIQETEQRSQKEEGNKAKETKAVDKHDQTWQSGESQGGAAEDDELKEEAEGGADAEEPEEERSILVSDGHMTLGSVRWKGRDGAAAGSQAPNKELTQNQIFDSARSVRSYEIQVTEELMQRSAEALSCAGVPLNSDSQETVRRMAAMKIQHRVRLNTLKLLLQRGADPNASTVPAPVLSLAVMAGDTEAVRRLLLCGARADAPLPPEVGRKGLRPLHIAASLPGPAGPRITELLLHALADPDAQACDQDELYGADQILLKPEEPLDDNGSPDVTAGGRTALHVACHRDSDYANASKVVALLLSHRARTDLLWSGHSALSLAIASGNDLAVEELLKGGADPNLPLGPRVGSALCALSDINYHLGGNRAKLLDMLAKAGADMLMPVRVRDAVGTAVDFAHYSFSQDLRIANTPFHALNMREREIFKTRQQLLSMMGDLLRQAAAQRERERSEGASLRSKSLLSSESPPHLTEKHRNPVFRFCYHCGRSLSVKLTACRRCSKVFFCSRTCTVKAWDKRHKEECTRVSASANGILKTAVSAKAQRGPSSRTTTKTKTAPSPSRVRLKSQRTAAENVWDSQLNLTENYSHN; from the exons ATGCTGTCGCTGACGCGTAAAGGTGTCGCGGCAGGTGCGGAGCTCGGGGGCGAGCGTGAAGGGGGACGACCAGGGTTCGGCGTCCAGGACTGGTCCGACGGCTCCAGATACGAGGGCGGGTTCGTGGACGGACTCAAGCACGGCAGCGGAAGATACAGCTGGAGAAACGGGGAG TTCTATGAGGGTTCCTTCTACAAGGACTACAGACATGGGAATGGAGTGTACAGCTGGCCCACGGGCCACACGTTCACCGGAAAGTTCTACCTGAACAGAAAGGAAGGGTGTGGACGGCAGCTGTCCCCTGACGGAACCGTCTTTCAGGTAAACTGCATGGATGAGGGGCGTTGGTCGCACGTAATCAACCCACTGCGTGTCTCCCGTCAGGGTCTGTACCACGCCGACCAAAGGTTCGGTCCAGGTGTGGTCACGTATCCAGACGGTCGTCAggatgtgggtctgtgggtcgGGGAACGCCTGCTACGTCTATGCACCTCTGTGGAGGACGGCTTCAGCCTCCAGAACCTTCCTCAATACGCTGCCTTCACTCCG AGTCACACCCGGACCCAGTCTGAG GTGTGTAGAGAGAGCGGCCTGCTGTCAGATGAGCGCTTCATCTACCCTCCTGGCATGGAAAGTTACTCCACTGATGGAGACCACCTGCCGCTGCCGCCCGGGCGAAGGAGGGAGTTGGATCAGCACTTTTATGGCGAGCTGTGGGAGCCAGACGCTCAACTCTACCAAGGCTATGAGCGAGACCCACTGTCCAGCCTGCCTTTAGAGGCCCGcatgcagcagcacatgcaCCGACACAG GCTGCAGGCCGACTCCGTGGACTGGGACATGGCTGCGGTTCTGTCTCTGAGCAGAGAGGGCTTCGGTCCCACCGGGCCTTTGGAAGTtacgtcagagctgctgattcaGCATGCGGCGCGAGGAGACCTCCAAGCTGTTTCTCAGATCCTCCAGACGGGCCTGGTCCACCCTGATATAGCAGACTCACACGGACACACCGCCCTGCTCGCTGCCACA GTAAACTGccatgatgatgtcatccagctgttgttgGACACGGGCGCTGACATTGACAGGTTGAACTGTGAGGGCATGTCAGCCCTGGCTGTGTGTCATGTCCTCTACTATCCTTTCCATTCCCTGAACACCACTTTGGCTGAGCCGTGTTCCAAACCTCAG gATGCGAAGTCTGAATGTGGGAACAGTCCTCGTGGCACAAGAGACACACCGGGACCAAACAGACCTCAGACTGCGAACACAACCCTCAGCAATGTGACCAACCAGAGCCACCTCTCTGAGCC gACTCATGAAGAGCGCATCTGTCATCGAAGCATTGAAGTGTCCAGTGAAGAGGAGCTCATTACTGAACACTGGACTGATCTGAATGAACCCCACACCCCGGCAGAGTCTGTTTACCTAGAGgatcaggaggagagaggagagaagatcAGTGAGACACAGAGTGAGGCAGAGATTCAAGAGACAGAACAACGCAGCCAGAAAGAGGAGGGAAACAAAGCAAAGGAGACAAAGGCTGTAGATAAACATGATCAGACGTGGCAAAGTGGAGAAAGTCAGGGAGGAGCAGCCGAGGATGACGAGCTTaaggaggaagctgagggaggTGCAGATGCAGAGGAGCCAGAAGAGGAGCGCTCCATTCTGGTGTCAGATGGTCACATGACGCTGGGCAGCGTGCGGTGGAAAGGCCGGGACGGGGCGGCGGCAGGAAGTCAG GCACCAAACAAAGAGCTCACCCAGAATCAGATCTTTGACTCGGCCCGCTCCGTCCGCAGCTATGAGATCCAGGTGACGGAGGAGCTGATGCAGCGTTCGGCAGAAGCGCTGAGTTGCGCTGGGGTCCCTCTGAACTCCGACTCGCAGGAGACCGTGCGCAGAATGGCTGCTATGAAAATCCA ACACCGTGTTCGTTTAAACACCCTGAAGCTGCTACTGCAGCGGGGAGCGGACCCCAACGCGTCCACGGTCCCGGCGCCGGTCCTCAGCCTGGCAGTGATGGCGGGCGACACCGAGGCCGtcaggcggctgctgctgtgtggggcTCGGGCTGACGCCCCCCTTCCACCTGAGGTGGGTAGGAAAGGCCTACGCCCCCTGCACATAGCAGCCTCACTGCCGGGTCCAGCGGGTCCCAGAAtcaccgagctgctgctgcacgctCTCGCCGACCCGGACGCACAGGCCTGCGACCAGGACGAGCTCTACGGAGCAGATCAA ATTCTACTGAAGCCAGAGGAACCGCTGGACGACAATGGGAGTCCAGATGTCACAGCGGGAGGCAGGACGGCCCTGCACGTGGCCTGCCACAGAGACAGCGACTACGCG aatGCCAGTAAGGTGGTGGCCCTTCTGCTCTCCCACAGAGCCAGGACCGACCTCCTCTGGAGCGGACACTCAGCCCTGTCCCTGGCTATCGCGAGTGGCAATGACCTG gcagtggaggagctgctgaaaggCGGCGCAGACCCCAACCTCCCTCTGGGCCCCCGGGTGGGCAGCGCCCTCTGTGCCCTCTCCGACATCAACTACCACTTAGGTGGCAACAGAGCTAAGCTG TTGGACATGTTAGCTAAGGCTGGTGCCGACATGTTGATGCCGGTTCGAGTCAGAGATGCTGTGGGAACCGCAGTAGACTTCGCACATTACTCCTTCAGTCAG GACCTGCGTATCGCCAACACTCCCTTCCACGCTTTGAACATGCGGGAAAGGGAAATATTCAAAACTCGACAACAGCTGCTGAGCATGATGGGAGATCTGCTGagacaggctgctgctcagagagagagggagcgatcAGAGGGAGCATCCCTCAGGTCGAAGTCGCTGCTCAGCAGTGAAAGTCCACCGCACCTCACGGAAAAACACAG GAACCCAGTGTTTAGGTTCTGCTATCACTGCGGTCGCTCTCTGTCCGTGAAGCTGACCGCTTGTAGACGCTGCAGCAAggtcttcttctgctccagaaCCTGCACGGTGAAAGCCTGGGATAAAAGACACAAGGAGGAGTGTACCCGGGTGTCAG CATCTGCCAATGGCATCCTGAAGACTGCTGTGAGTGCTAAAGCCCAAAGAGGCCCCAGTTCCAGGACCACCACCAAAACCAAAACAGCCCCCAGCCCTTCGAGGGTCAGGCTGAAGTCCCAAAGAACCGCAGCAGAGAACGTCTGGGACAGTCAACTCAACCTGACGGAGAACTACAGCCACAACTGA
- the LOC114853364 gene encoding ankyrin repeat and MYND domain-containing protein 1-like isoform X1, protein MLSLTRKGVAAGAELGGEREGGRPGFGVQDWSDGSRYEGGFVDGLKHGSGRYSWRNGEFYEGSFYKDYRHGNGVYSWPTGHTFTGKFYLNRKEGCGRQLSPDGTVFQVNCMDEGRWSHVINPLRVSRQGLYHADQRFGPGVVTYPDGRQDVGLWVGERLLRLCTSVEDGFSLQNLPQYAAFTPPPNVFGGLQSHTRTQSEVCRESGLLSDERFIYPPGMESYSTDGDHLPLPPGRRRELDQHFYGELWEPDAQLYQGYERDPLSSLPLEARMQQHMHRHRLQADSVDWDMAAVLSLSREGFGPTGPLEVTSELLIQHAARGDLQAVSQILQTGLVHPDIADSHGHTALLAATVNCHDDVIQLLLDTGADIDRLNCEGMSALAVCHVLYYPFHSLNTTLAEPCSKPQDAKSECGNSPRGTRDTPGPNRPQTANTTLSNVTNQSHLSEPTHEERICHRSIEVSSEEELITEHWTDLNEPHTPAESVYLEDQEERGEKISETQSEAEIQETEQRSQKEEGNKAKETKAVDKHDQTWQSGESQGGAAEDDELKEEAEGGADAEEPEEERSILVSDGHMTLGSVRWKGRDGAAAGSQAPNKELTQNQIFDSARSVRSYEIQVTEELMQRSAEALSCAGVPLNSDSQETVRRMAAMKIQHRVRLNTLKLLLQRGADPNASTVPAPVLSLAVMAGDTEAVRRLLLCGARADAPLPPEVGRKGLRPLHIAASLPGPAGPRITELLLHALADPDAQACDQDELYGADQILLKPEEPLDDNGSPDVTAGGRTALHVACHRDSDYANASKVVALLLSHRARTDLLWSGHSALSLAIASGNDLAVEELLKGGADPNLPLGPRVGSALCALSDINYHLGGNRAKLLDMLAKAGADMLMPVRVRDAVGTAVDFAHYSFSQDLRIANTPFHALNMREREIFKTRQQLLSMMGDLLRQAAAQRERERSEGASLRSKSLLSSESPPHLTEKHRNPVFRFCYHCGRSLSVKLTACRRCSKVFFCSRTCTVKAWDKRHKEECTRVSASANGILKTAVSAKAQRGPSSRTTTKTKTAPSPSRVRLKSQRTAAENVWDSQLNLTENYSHN, encoded by the exons ATGCTGTCGCTGACGCGTAAAGGTGTCGCGGCAGGTGCGGAGCTCGGGGGCGAGCGTGAAGGGGGACGACCAGGGTTCGGCGTCCAGGACTGGTCCGACGGCTCCAGATACGAGGGCGGGTTCGTGGACGGACTCAAGCACGGCAGCGGAAGATACAGCTGGAGAAACGGGGAG TTCTATGAGGGTTCCTTCTACAAGGACTACAGACATGGGAATGGAGTGTACAGCTGGCCCACGGGCCACACGTTCACCGGAAAGTTCTACCTGAACAGAAAGGAAGGGTGTGGACGGCAGCTGTCCCCTGACGGAACCGTCTTTCAGGTAAACTGCATGGATGAGGGGCGTTGGTCGCACGTAATCAACCCACTGCGTGTCTCCCGTCAGGGTCTGTACCACGCCGACCAAAGGTTCGGTCCAGGTGTGGTCACGTATCCAGACGGTCGTCAggatgtgggtctgtgggtcgGGGAACGCCTGCTACGTCTATGCACCTCTGTGGAGGACGGCTTCAGCCTCCAGAACCTTCCTCAATACGCTGCCTTCACTCCG CCTCCCAATGTCTTTGGTGGTTTACAGAGTCACACCCGGACCCAGTCTGAG GTGTGTAGAGAGAGCGGCCTGCTGTCAGATGAGCGCTTCATCTACCCTCCTGGCATGGAAAGTTACTCCACTGATGGAGACCACCTGCCGCTGCCGCCCGGGCGAAGGAGGGAGTTGGATCAGCACTTTTATGGCGAGCTGTGGGAGCCAGACGCTCAACTCTACCAAGGCTATGAGCGAGACCCACTGTCCAGCCTGCCTTTAGAGGCCCGcatgcagcagcacatgcaCCGACACAG GCTGCAGGCCGACTCCGTGGACTGGGACATGGCTGCGGTTCTGTCTCTGAGCAGAGAGGGCTTCGGTCCCACCGGGCCTTTGGAAGTtacgtcagagctgctgattcaGCATGCGGCGCGAGGAGACCTCCAAGCTGTTTCTCAGATCCTCCAGACGGGCCTGGTCCACCCTGATATAGCAGACTCACACGGACACACCGCCCTGCTCGCTGCCACA GTAAACTGccatgatgatgtcatccagctgttgttgGACACGGGCGCTGACATTGACAGGTTGAACTGTGAGGGCATGTCAGCCCTGGCTGTGTGTCATGTCCTCTACTATCCTTTCCATTCCCTGAACACCACTTTGGCTGAGCCGTGTTCCAAACCTCAG gATGCGAAGTCTGAATGTGGGAACAGTCCTCGTGGCACAAGAGACACACCGGGACCAAACAGACCTCAGACTGCGAACACAACCCTCAGCAATGTGACCAACCAGAGCCACCTCTCTGAGCC gACTCATGAAGAGCGCATCTGTCATCGAAGCATTGAAGTGTCCAGTGAAGAGGAGCTCATTACTGAACACTGGACTGATCTGAATGAACCCCACACCCCGGCAGAGTCTGTTTACCTAGAGgatcaggaggagagaggagagaagatcAGTGAGACACAGAGTGAGGCAGAGATTCAAGAGACAGAACAACGCAGCCAGAAAGAGGAGGGAAACAAAGCAAAGGAGACAAAGGCTGTAGATAAACATGATCAGACGTGGCAAAGTGGAGAAAGTCAGGGAGGAGCAGCCGAGGATGACGAGCTTaaggaggaagctgagggaggTGCAGATGCAGAGGAGCCAGAAGAGGAGCGCTCCATTCTGGTGTCAGATGGTCACATGACGCTGGGCAGCGTGCGGTGGAAAGGCCGGGACGGGGCGGCGGCAGGAAGTCAG GCACCAAACAAAGAGCTCACCCAGAATCAGATCTTTGACTCGGCCCGCTCCGTCCGCAGCTATGAGATCCAGGTGACGGAGGAGCTGATGCAGCGTTCGGCAGAAGCGCTGAGTTGCGCTGGGGTCCCTCTGAACTCCGACTCGCAGGAGACCGTGCGCAGAATGGCTGCTATGAAAATCCA ACACCGTGTTCGTTTAAACACCCTGAAGCTGCTACTGCAGCGGGGAGCGGACCCCAACGCGTCCACGGTCCCGGCGCCGGTCCTCAGCCTGGCAGTGATGGCGGGCGACACCGAGGCCGtcaggcggctgctgctgtgtggggcTCGGGCTGACGCCCCCCTTCCACCTGAGGTGGGTAGGAAAGGCCTACGCCCCCTGCACATAGCAGCCTCACTGCCGGGTCCAGCGGGTCCCAGAAtcaccgagctgctgctgcacgctCTCGCCGACCCGGACGCACAGGCCTGCGACCAGGACGAGCTCTACGGAGCAGATCAA ATTCTACTGAAGCCAGAGGAACCGCTGGACGACAATGGGAGTCCAGATGTCACAGCGGGAGGCAGGACGGCCCTGCACGTGGCCTGCCACAGAGACAGCGACTACGCG aatGCCAGTAAGGTGGTGGCCCTTCTGCTCTCCCACAGAGCCAGGACCGACCTCCTCTGGAGCGGACACTCAGCCCTGTCCCTGGCTATCGCGAGTGGCAATGACCTG gcagtggaggagctgctgaaaggCGGCGCAGACCCCAACCTCCCTCTGGGCCCCCGGGTGGGCAGCGCCCTCTGTGCCCTCTCCGACATCAACTACCACTTAGGTGGCAACAGAGCTAAGCTG TTGGACATGTTAGCTAAGGCTGGTGCCGACATGTTGATGCCGGTTCGAGTCAGAGATGCTGTGGGAACCGCAGTAGACTTCGCACATTACTCCTTCAGTCAG GACCTGCGTATCGCCAACACTCCCTTCCACGCTTTGAACATGCGGGAAAGGGAAATATTCAAAACTCGACAACAGCTGCTGAGCATGATGGGAGATCTGCTGagacaggctgctgctcagagagagagggagcgatcAGAGGGAGCATCCCTCAGGTCGAAGTCGCTGCTCAGCAGTGAAAGTCCACCGCACCTCACGGAAAAACACAG GAACCCAGTGTTTAGGTTCTGCTATCACTGCGGTCGCTCTCTGTCCGTGAAGCTGACCGCTTGTAGACGCTGCAGCAAggtcttcttctgctccagaaCCTGCACGGTGAAAGCCTGGGATAAAAGACACAAGGAGGAGTGTACCCGGGTGTCAG CATCTGCCAATGGCATCCTGAAGACTGCTGTGAGTGCTAAAGCCCAAAGAGGCCCCAGTTCCAGGACCACCACCAAAACCAAAACAGCCCCCAGCCCTTCGAGGGTCAGGCTGAAGTCCCAAAGAACCGCAGCAGAGAACGTCTGGGACAGTCAACTCAACCTGACGGAGAACTACAGCCACAACTGA
- the LOC114853364 gene encoding ankyrin repeat and MYND domain-containing protein 1-like isoform X3, with protein MLSLTRKGVAAGAELGGEREGGRPGFGVQDWSDGSRYEGGFVDGLKHGSGRYSWRNGEFYEGSFYKDYRHGNGVYSWPTGHTFTGKFYLNRKEGCGRQLSPDGTVFQGLYHADQRFGPGVVTYPDGRQDVGLWVGERLLRLCTSVEDGFSLQNLPQYAAFTPPPNVFGGLQSHTRTQSEVCRESGLLSDERFIYPPGMESYSTDGDHLPLPPGRRRELDQHFYGELWEPDAQLYQGYERDPLSSLPLEARMQQHMHRHRLQADSVDWDMAAVLSLSREGFGPTGPLEVTSELLIQHAARGDLQAVSQILQTGLVHPDIADSHGHTALLAATVNCHDDVIQLLLDTGADIDRLNCEGMSALAVCHVLYYPFHSLNTTLAEPCSKPQDAKSECGNSPRGTRDTPGPNRPQTANTTLSNVTNQSHLSEPTHEERICHRSIEVSSEEELITEHWTDLNEPHTPAESVYLEDQEERGEKISETQSEAEIQETEQRSQKEEGNKAKETKAVDKHDQTWQSGESQGGAAEDDELKEEAEGGADAEEPEEERSILVSDGHMTLGSVRWKGRDGAAAGSQAPNKELTQNQIFDSARSVRSYEIQVTEELMQRSAEALSCAGVPLNSDSQETVRRMAAMKIQHRVRLNTLKLLLQRGADPNASTVPAPVLSLAVMAGDTEAVRRLLLCGARADAPLPPEVGRKGLRPLHIAASLPGPAGPRITELLLHALADPDAQACDQDELYGADQILLKPEEPLDDNGSPDVTAGGRTALHVACHRDSDYANASKVVALLLSHRARTDLLWSGHSALSLAIASGNDLAVEELLKGGADPNLPLGPRVGSALCALSDINYHLGGNRAKLLDMLAKAGADMLMPVRVRDAVGTAVDFAHYSFSQDLRIANTPFHALNMREREIFKTRQQLLSMMGDLLRQAAAQRERERSEGASLRSKSLLSSESPPHLTEKHRNPVFRFCYHCGRSLSVKLTACRRCSKVFFCSRTCTVKAWDKRHKEECTRVSASANGILKTAVSAKAQRGPSSRTTTKTKTAPSPSRVRLKSQRTAAENVWDSQLNLTENYSHN; from the exons ATGCTGTCGCTGACGCGTAAAGGTGTCGCGGCAGGTGCGGAGCTCGGGGGCGAGCGTGAAGGGGGACGACCAGGGTTCGGCGTCCAGGACTGGTCCGACGGCTCCAGATACGAGGGCGGGTTCGTGGACGGACTCAAGCACGGCAGCGGAAGATACAGCTGGAGAAACGGGGAG TTCTATGAGGGTTCCTTCTACAAGGACTACAGACATGGGAATGGAGTGTACAGCTGGCCCACGGGCCACACGTTCACCGGAAAGTTCTACCTGAACAGAAAGGAAGGGTGTGGACGGCAGCTGTCCCCTGACGGAACCGTCTTTCAG GGTCTGTACCACGCCGACCAAAGGTTCGGTCCAGGTGTGGTCACGTATCCAGACGGTCGTCAggatgtgggtctgtgggtcgGGGAACGCCTGCTACGTCTATGCACCTCTGTGGAGGACGGCTTCAGCCTCCAGAACCTTCCTCAATACGCTGCCTTCACTCCG CCTCCCAATGTCTTTGGTGGTTTACAGAGTCACACCCGGACCCAGTCTGAG GTGTGTAGAGAGAGCGGCCTGCTGTCAGATGAGCGCTTCATCTACCCTCCTGGCATGGAAAGTTACTCCACTGATGGAGACCACCTGCCGCTGCCGCCCGGGCGAAGGAGGGAGTTGGATCAGCACTTTTATGGCGAGCTGTGGGAGCCAGACGCTCAACTCTACCAAGGCTATGAGCGAGACCCACTGTCCAGCCTGCCTTTAGAGGCCCGcatgcagcagcacatgcaCCGACACAG GCTGCAGGCCGACTCCGTGGACTGGGACATGGCTGCGGTTCTGTCTCTGAGCAGAGAGGGCTTCGGTCCCACCGGGCCTTTGGAAGTtacgtcagagctgctgattcaGCATGCGGCGCGAGGAGACCTCCAAGCTGTTTCTCAGATCCTCCAGACGGGCCTGGTCCACCCTGATATAGCAGACTCACACGGACACACCGCCCTGCTCGCTGCCACA GTAAACTGccatgatgatgtcatccagctgttgttgGACACGGGCGCTGACATTGACAGGTTGAACTGTGAGGGCATGTCAGCCCTGGCTGTGTGTCATGTCCTCTACTATCCTTTCCATTCCCTGAACACCACTTTGGCTGAGCCGTGTTCCAAACCTCAG gATGCGAAGTCTGAATGTGGGAACAGTCCTCGTGGCACAAGAGACACACCGGGACCAAACAGACCTCAGACTGCGAACACAACCCTCAGCAATGTGACCAACCAGAGCCACCTCTCTGAGCC gACTCATGAAGAGCGCATCTGTCATCGAAGCATTGAAGTGTCCAGTGAAGAGGAGCTCATTACTGAACACTGGACTGATCTGAATGAACCCCACACCCCGGCAGAGTCTGTTTACCTAGAGgatcaggaggagagaggagagaagatcAGTGAGACACAGAGTGAGGCAGAGATTCAAGAGACAGAACAACGCAGCCAGAAAGAGGAGGGAAACAAAGCAAAGGAGACAAAGGCTGTAGATAAACATGATCAGACGTGGCAAAGTGGAGAAAGTCAGGGAGGAGCAGCCGAGGATGACGAGCTTaaggaggaagctgagggaggTGCAGATGCAGAGGAGCCAGAAGAGGAGCGCTCCATTCTGGTGTCAGATGGTCACATGACGCTGGGCAGCGTGCGGTGGAAAGGCCGGGACGGGGCGGCGGCAGGAAGTCAG GCACCAAACAAAGAGCTCACCCAGAATCAGATCTTTGACTCGGCCCGCTCCGTCCGCAGCTATGAGATCCAGGTGACGGAGGAGCTGATGCAGCGTTCGGCAGAAGCGCTGAGTTGCGCTGGGGTCCCTCTGAACTCCGACTCGCAGGAGACCGTGCGCAGAATGGCTGCTATGAAAATCCA ACACCGTGTTCGTTTAAACACCCTGAAGCTGCTACTGCAGCGGGGAGCGGACCCCAACGCGTCCACGGTCCCGGCGCCGGTCCTCAGCCTGGCAGTGATGGCGGGCGACACCGAGGCCGtcaggcggctgctgctgtgtggggcTCGGGCTGACGCCCCCCTTCCACCTGAGGTGGGTAGGAAAGGCCTACGCCCCCTGCACATAGCAGCCTCACTGCCGGGTCCAGCGGGTCCCAGAAtcaccgagctgctgctgcacgctCTCGCCGACCCGGACGCACAGGCCTGCGACCAGGACGAGCTCTACGGAGCAGATCAA ATTCTACTGAAGCCAGAGGAACCGCTGGACGACAATGGGAGTCCAGATGTCACAGCGGGAGGCAGGACGGCCCTGCACGTGGCCTGCCACAGAGACAGCGACTACGCG aatGCCAGTAAGGTGGTGGCCCTTCTGCTCTCCCACAGAGCCAGGACCGACCTCCTCTGGAGCGGACACTCAGCCCTGTCCCTGGCTATCGCGAGTGGCAATGACCTG gcagtggaggagctgctgaaaggCGGCGCAGACCCCAACCTCCCTCTGGGCCCCCGGGTGGGCAGCGCCCTCTGTGCCCTCTCCGACATCAACTACCACTTAGGTGGCAACAGAGCTAAGCTG TTGGACATGTTAGCTAAGGCTGGTGCCGACATGTTGATGCCGGTTCGAGTCAGAGATGCTGTGGGAACCGCAGTAGACTTCGCACATTACTCCTTCAGTCAG GACCTGCGTATCGCCAACACTCCCTTCCACGCTTTGAACATGCGGGAAAGGGAAATATTCAAAACTCGACAACAGCTGCTGAGCATGATGGGAGATCTGCTGagacaggctgctgctcagagagagagggagcgatcAGAGGGAGCATCCCTCAGGTCGAAGTCGCTGCTCAGCAGTGAAAGTCCACCGCACCTCACGGAAAAACACAG GAACCCAGTGTTTAGGTTCTGCTATCACTGCGGTCGCTCTCTGTCCGTGAAGCTGACCGCTTGTAGACGCTGCAGCAAggtcttcttctgctccagaaCCTGCACGGTGAAAGCCTGGGATAAAAGACACAAGGAGGAGTGTACCCGGGTGTCAG CATCTGCCAATGGCATCCTGAAGACTGCTGTGAGTGCTAAAGCCCAAAGAGGCCCCAGTTCCAGGACCACCACCAAAACCAAAACAGCCCCCAGCCCTTCGAGGGTCAGGCTGAAGTCCCAAAGAACCGCAGCAGAGAACGTCTGGGACAGTCAACTCAACCTGACGGAGAACTACAGCCACAACTGA